In the Juglans microcarpa x Juglans regia isolate MS1-56 chromosome 6D, Jm3101_v1.0, whole genome shotgun sequence genome, one interval contains:
- the LOC121234740 gene encoding uncharacterized protein LOC121234740, with translation MLPKPFGNGVARILPSLLPFLFFFSSSSSSSSSSFFFLLLLLLVVVVEPCAAIHPPSRGPSTSPHPLSSIHGLRRHIHLPELTHPRADRRPHVTLCLRFPWLNLLSEKQQI, from the exons atgttgcCGAAACCCTTCGGAAACGGCGTCGCACGAATCCTCCCCTCCCTTctgccatttcttttttttttttcttcttcttcttcttcttcttcttcttctttcttctttcttctccttcttcttcttgttgttgttgttgaacCTTGCGCCGCTATTCACCCACCCTCGCGTGGACCATCGACCTCACCTCACCCTTTGTCTTCGATTcatg GGTTGCGCCGCCATATCCATCTCCCGGAACTCACCCACCCTCGCGCGGACCGTCGGCCTCACGTCACCCTTTGTCTTCGATTCCcatg GTTGAACCTGCTTTCT GAAAAGCAGCAAATTTGA